The genomic stretch ACCGGGCAAGCGGCGTGTCGCAGAGATTACCTCGGGGGCGGCCGGCGGTCTGTCTTGGGGAACGCGTGTGGCCTGGCGGACGGCGCGGCGGCACGACGGTTGCCGCTGTTGCGTGCGGTTGCCGGGGTAGACGCCGCGACGCCGGCTGTCTGCAAAGCATCCGGAAAAACGTCTTGATATAGCTTAATGATGTAAGTACCTCTCGAAAGAACAACCATAGGGAGTTCAACAATGCTGCAGGTTATCCGATGACGCCGCGACGAGGCGGGCACCGTCTGGTGCACGGCGTGCGTTTGCACTTTCTGGATTTCGCCGAGCACCATGACGGGCCTGCGATCCTGTTGCTGCCGGGAATCACCAGCCCCGCCGAGACCTGGGCGTTCGTCGCCGAGCGGCTGGCGGCGACCCACCGCGTGGTTGTGCCGGACATTCGCGGCCGAGGGCTTTCCGACGCCCGGCCGGGCCTCGGCTATTCGCTCGATGATTACGCGGCGGATGCTTTAGGATTGATCGCGGCGCTCGGGCTGGAGAAGCCGATCGTGATCGGCCATTCGATGGGCGCGCGGATTGCCGGTCGTCTGGGGGCGACGGCGCCGGATGTTGCGTCCAAGCTGGTGCTGGTCGATCCGCCGTTGTCCGGACCTGGGCGGACGCCGTATCCGACGCCGCTCGGCTCGTATCTGACGGCGATCGACGCCGCGTCCCGCGGGGCGTCGATCGCGGAATTCCGCCAGTTCACGCCGACCTGGAGCGACGACCAGATCGCCCTGCGGCTGGAGTGGCTGCCGACCTGCAGCGTCGAGGCGGTGACGGAAACACATCGGAATTTTCAGGAGGAAGAGATCTTTCCGGACTTCCCGCGGATCACTTGTCCGTGTCTGCTGATCTATGCGGGCAACGCCAAGGTGGTCTCGCCCGAACAGGCCGCCGACATCGTGCGGCTGCTGCCCGATGGCCGGGCGGTCATGGTCCGGGCCGGGCACATGATTCCGTGGGACAATCTGGACGATTTCATCGCCGCAACGCTGGCCTTCCTGCTGCCTGCATGAAAGGTGGTGGGAGAGGGGCGCGCGAAGAATTGAGAAGCCAGAAAAGTCAACGGCGCGGCAGCTGAAGCTACCGCGCCGTGTTGTTTCCGCCGATCCGCAGGATCAGAACTTGACGCTGACGCCGGTGTAGACCGTCTGCTCCGTGCAGGATTTGGTCGACTGGCCGGTGGCCGCCACGGTGCAGACTCCGGGCGCCGCATTGTGATCGAGGCCGAACTTGTTCTGCCAGTAGCGGTAGGCAACCCAGACGTCGACCATGTGGGTGTATTTCGGTCCCATGGCGAATTTGGCGGCGTCGAAGGTGACGCGGATCGGTTCGCTGTTGAACTCGGTCTTGGTGGCGGTGCTGAAGCGACCGACGCCGGTGCCCGAAAGCGGTGCGTTCTGGTCTCCCTTGGGTCCGTA from Rhodopseudomonas sp. BAL398 encodes the following:
- a CDS encoding alpha/beta fold hydrolase: MTPRRGGHRLVHGVRLHFLDFAEHHDGPAILLLPGITSPAETWAFVAERLAATHRVVVPDIRGRGLSDARPGLGYSLDDYAADALGLIAALGLEKPIVIGHSMGARIAGRLGATAPDVASKLVLVDPPLSGPGRTPYPTPLGSYLTAIDAASRGASIAEFRQFTPTWSDDQIALRLEWLPTCSVEAVTETHRNFQEEEIFPDFPRITCPCLLIYAGNAKVVSPEQAADIVRLLPDGRAVMVRAGHMIPWDNLDDFIAATLAFLLPA